atgaatcaaatcctttctctatcatgagaaggcagggccccgattgttcaagacttgacatcagtacttaagagaacaacctatctgctaatcgTAAAtaaggtaggagtgaattccattttgcgaggctatgtccccagctattcatttggtcttatccccaaaatggtaagcttattgaccAGTGTTGTTGGattactctcaccgtttgcagatcaaaggataatcccgaacaaacaggagttcatagctagctcaggattaagattgagttaacctaggttatataacaaatgaaatagtcagttttaatagtaaacggttgttgtaaagaaaagtgattatttttgtggtccagtctatatgcaaactcattacataggatgccccactctCATATTTCAACATGAACAATTTatggatcacattgtttgtagcaccttacaacttcttgtaacaactacaaagtgggctacatccaatagtgttaccaggatgagatacccaatttcatccatatacttattagaccatctATACACAatcaacttgatcctatttatgtcattacatagcattcagactatagccaaggatgcgtttattggattttcataataagatgcaaaatcaataagtcattattattgataaaatagaatatttaacacgaactgcgagttctaagaTGTTTCCAACACTTGCTACACCTCAGTGGAGGCAAGCCATGGATATTGAGTTTCAAGCTCTCACCAACAATCAGACTTGGCACTTGGTTCCTTCCTCAGCATCCTTCAATGTACTGGCAATAAATGAATCTTTAGGCTTAAAATAATCCGGATGGGTCAATACAAAGATACAAGCACGCCTAGTAGCCAAAGGATTTCATCAGCATCCTGAATTGACATTTTTGAAACATTTAGCTCGGTGGTCAAAGCATCAACTATAAAGGTTGTTCTAAGCATCGTTGTCTCCAAAGGATGGGCCCTTCGTCAGCTTGACTTCAACAATGCATTTCTCAATGGGAAACTTACAGAAGATGTCTATATGCATCAACCACCTGGGTATGTTAACTCTGATTTCCCTAATCATGTGTGCAAGTTGAACAAGGTTatatatggactgaaacaggcccCTCGAGCCTGGAATGATCTACTCAGCACTACTCTAACCAGCTTGGGATTTATAAACTTGAAGGCAGATACCTCACTGCTTATACTAAACTCAAAGGGCTCAACTATACTACTTTTTatctatgttgatgatgtaaTAGTGACAGGTAACAACAATAACTTGATCTCTTAGTTAGTAGCCACTTTGGATAGCATGTTTGCACTCAAAGATCTGGGCAAGTTGAATTACTTCTTAGGTATACAAATTCAGTATCTGGAGCATGGTTTTATATTGAATCAGTAAAAATATGTTGATGATCTACTACCAAGGATTGGTTTTCCAGACTTAAAACTTACAGCCTCACCGAGCTACTTAGGCAAACATTTGTCTATTATTGATCCCCTCACTGATCCATATCTATACAGAAGTACAATCGGAGCTCTTCAATACCTAACTCACACTCGTCCATACATCACATATATGGTGAATCATCTCAGTCAATTTCTCAAAGTTCCCATTCATTGGCAAGCAACAAAAAAGAGTCCTTCGGTACATCAGTGGTACCAAGAACTATGGACTGCTATTTCAACCAAGCCCCTCACTTGAAGTTTCAGCATAATCAAATGCAGATTGGGCAACAAACATTGATGACCGGAAGTCAGTAGCTGCTTACTGTGTCTTTATTGGTGGAAATCTTGTCTCCTAGTCTTCAAAGAAACAGACAGCAGTAGctcgatcgagtatcaagtcggATTATCAAGCACTTGCACACACTGCCTCTGAAATTGTTGGGCTTCAGCAGCTTCTAAGTGAGATTCAGTATTACTGAATCTCACTTAGGAGCTACTGAAGCCAAACAATTAGTGTAGGGGCATTAACCAACAAACCTATCTTCCATGCTCAGGCGAAACATATTGAAATAGACGTCCATTTTGTTCGAGACCTAGTTCTTAAAGAGAAGCTTGAAATCAGGTATGTACCTTTATCAGATCAGTTAGCTGATTGTCTCACAAAACTGTTGATACACTCTTAATTTTTCAACTTACGGTCCAAACTTGGGATAGTTGAACTCCCCATAAGTTTGAGGGGGGATGTTAGAGACTCTGCCATGTCAGCTACCAAGGAAGAGTTAAGAAAACACATCAGTTGAAGAATGTCATATCGCTGAGATGAGTCATGAAGGAGTATTCTGTTAGTGCTTCAGAATTCAGATAGGATTGGGTAATAACAAACAAATATTCTTTCTCTATGTATTGGACCATGTGTCCTCATACCATTGGTCattcattaaataattttttaattctttgtatCCCTAAAATAAGGAATAACGTATAAATTGGGCAGGTTGCCCCTTCCCAAAGAAAGTGGTTGAATACGAAGAGGCAAGTGATACAATTCTCTCTCTATCGTTTAGTGTTTTTAATCCTATCGTGTACAACGAAGAGGTAAACGATTCAACAATTTcactatcgtttagctccagaCTCCATCATGTACAATGAAGAGGTAAATGATTGACTCTATCGCTTAGCTTTCTGACTGTATCGTGTACAACGAAGAGGTAAACAATTCAATATATTTTCTGTCGTTTAGCTTCTTGACTCTAACGTGTACAACGAAGAGGtaaactgataacttgtagaaatacaagttatttttgctcttaagttggaataactaaggtttttaatgataaattctcctcatttttagaagaaacgcatggatttattcaaatattagcaaactcatggaaaagaagttttattactaaatatcgtGGCATTAACGcattgtattgcaggatttcaacacgAGGATTAATGCTAACGCATTAGAGAAGTGCCGCAGGGAAAGCTTTAATGCATGGGCCATGCATCGGAGGGAATTCAAcacagagaagattcattgatccaggctgattgtgtcacatcaccacttgcaagtatgggcacgaGCAGCAGGCGACGTCTAAAAAGCTTCCAAGAGTCAGGTagcgtctgaaaagctttcGAGAGTCAGGCGGCTAATCAGAGCATAgactttaatgctgaccagggcatggactttaatgttgcccattcaccaagtggacatGACTAAcgtctataaatagatgaagtccctctaGAGTTCAAATTATTCGGAGCACATAGAAATTATCAAGGCTCTCACTCTCTATAATTAGCGTAGTCGTAGTTTAAGCTGTGTTGTGGTGCCAAGACGATCAGAAgtgttgagaaccaccaccaccgccgaTCAGGGAGCGGAAGAAGCcaagcttgagaaagacacttcgtccaactcctatacaagtgattgtacacaacagaattgagccaaagagatatAAGAGATTGAACTTTGTAGCTTGACTCAGTttctttcatctcatttatcactttcattGCATTTGATTGAgcattgcttttgtaaagacaatttgcttccttataaaattcatatatttgatccatcacattttgccattgtttatttcttgtttatgttgaatgcataaatcctagacgcatgcatcctagagatagttTTTGTATGTTGtttgcattgagaagtgttgaataaagtctaacgcataaacaaaagataagcaaatcatcccatctcatccacatcacatttTGGTTTGTGTACACTCATCTTAGACCGACGCATACCACTTACATTAAACTCCATTCTCGCATGATCCATCACTCACTACTAAACTATTGTGTAAATAACACGtttttctcatatatttaggaaaacccctacaatagctacaacgcaaggtctgcgtttgtTTAattgaatccctgagttcgaccctggacttgccaggaacctaaattagatttatacttgggtctggtttaggaaaacttgaacgtcattagaaGAAGTGTTGTGCGTTCTGTTGCATCTCTCTAACGCACTAATGCGTTACAAATACTTAAATgcatcaaagcatcaacgcatcacttatacttagaacttattcttccaatttattttatacaatacactcctagagtgaatcacgatagcaacgaacaagtttttggcgccgttgccggggattcaAAAGCAAGACTAACCAGAAATTTCGTTTGTATCTGTTGTAGGAACACTTCGGTCGAGGGAGTATTACAAGCTAAGCCTAAGCTTGTGAACGTTTATGAGCAGGGAAAGCACTCCTGAACTCAGATACGACCCCGAGATTGAAAAGACCTTTCAACATAGGAACCAATCTAATCGTCGTCGAAGGTTGAGGTAGCAATTTCTCATACAACAGAACAGGCAACGAGCAATGGCGGAAGAATAGGCAAATCAGCAACTAGCTCATGTTGCAAAGAATCTGATCTTTATGGCGAACAACAGCACGCGTCCAATGAGGGAATACGCGTCCCCTGTactgtatgatttctctccaggaatcatataCCCAATGCCAGACGGGAgaggttcgagatgaaatctGTAATGCTCCAAATGCTCCAGACTACTggacaatttgggggtggtcGTGGTGAAGATCTTCACGCAAACATGAAAGCATTTCCTGGAAACGTGTAActcatttgtgattcctggaatcacccTAGAGGAGATCAGGCTGTCTTTGTTCCCCTATTCTTTGCGTGATGACGCAAAACAATGGGTAAGCTCACTGGAGCCTGGTGAAATCACCACCTGGGAAGAGTTGGTGCagaaatttatgcaaaaatacttccaCCTACACCAACACGAGGAGGCGTCGagagattatgaactttgaacaagaagaagctgAGACCTTAAGTGTCGCATGGGAGCATTTTAAGGGACTGGTCAAAAATTGCCCGAACCATGGACTACAACTAACTATCCAAATGGAGACGTTTTATGGAGGATTGAATAGAGCATCACAGATGGCAGCCGACGCAGCAGTGGCTAGTGGACTTATGGACAAATCTTACAATGAGGCTAAAGAGATATTAGACCGCATTGCTAAGCACAACATGGAATGGGTGGACGATACGTATGATGGAAGAGCTGACAGGAAAAAGAGATCTCAGAACGTTAATTCTATCGATTCCAACGCAATAGCCACACTTTCTGCTCAAGTGGCTACGATGACCAGCCTTTTGCAGAACATAACGCTAGGAAACGCATCAAATCAGCAGAAGGTGAATCAGGTAGAGGCGTTTGGGCAACCCATGGTTAGCTGTATGGGTTGTGGAGATCCTCACTCCTATGCGGATTGCCTACAAAATCCCCATTCAGTATGTTCCattaaaaacaacccattttCCAATACATATAATCTTAGATGAagaaaccatccaaatttttcttggacagGAGGAAATCATCAGGAGCACCACCCAGGGCGAACCAACAGTAAAGGAATGGACTGTCGCCTACATTTCAACAAACGCATCAGCCACATCAACAACCCTTTAATAGAGGAGGACAGGCATCGAGCTCAGGATATCCACTTGAGAACCTATTGAATAGCAAAGAATGACGCATTGCTGAAAAGCCAGGCGTCATCTATCAGAAACCTAGAAATACAGGTAGGGCAGATAGCGAGCGAATTGAAGAGCAAGCAGCCTGGAGTTCTACCTAACAATACTGAAACACAAGGGAATAACaatgggaaggagcaatgtcatgCGGTGACGTTGCGAAGTGGAAAagctcttgaagaaagaagaatgaatccAAGAAACACCAGTCCTTCGAAAGAACGCATCACACGTTCAATGGAGCAAGAAGAAAGAACATTTGATACTACAAGCCATTCAGAACCCAGTACGTCTAATGTGGGAAAACCTGCGGTGCCGCTGAACGCACCATTCCCTAAGCGTctaatgaagaagaatgatgaacaacaattCAAGCGCTTTCTTGAGCTCCCAAGGTAGTTGCATATCAACATTCACTTTAATAAGTATCAAACACAATGATCTCGTGACATTTTAAGTTTTATGCATGATGTGTATAATGTGCACGTAAATTATGCAAAATTGCATAGTGCAATATTTCAAGTTTTAACCAAAATGTTTACATGTTAACTTAAGTTTCAAACATGATGAATAATGTCTCcaagtttattttattactttatctattttattttgtgaGAAATTGTTTAGTGaagttctttatttttttttcttacaaataTATGGTGATCGGTCTCACGTAAATGTCATCTACGATACAAAATTGTTGTACCATATTTTGGTGGAAATCATGGGGGAAAATTATGAGAAATTTAACTATGATTTCAAATGATGACAAGAAGAAATTTAATTCATCCTTGCAACTCGGAGtatgataatttttttctttaaaataatgttattgtattgttgaatgagaaatcaACAAAGAAAAGTTGCTTGTACTTGAGGCATAGAAACATgcaaaataattatgcatgaaCTACATTTTGAATGGACTAGACAATACACTATATAATACTTATAGTGGTGGATTTGGTGAAAATATTTGGCGATCACTAgaggaaaataatatttttaagacAAAAAATGCCATAGCAATGATATTTATGGTTGAAAATTTTCTAATCTATAAAATGATTGATTCCAAAACCGTGATAAGACTTATCTAGTGAATATGTCTCGCCATTTGAAGGTCAATTatgttttttataaaattttatatacgaaaacataaaaaatactttGGGACTTATGGAAAAGTCAAAAaccttttgaaagttttatgttATTGTGGGGGCATTGGCAAAATGTTACTATTCCCAATTGATAATCCAAGTTTTAGAATATtggataataattaaaaagaggTTGGGACAAGTTTGAGTAGGctacaaaatatttttataatattcttAAAGTGAATACAACCTATACCTCTTTAGTGAATAATAATATGTCTCGAGTATATGACGAAAACATTATACAATTAGATAACTACTTTCTAGTGAAATTATCACAATTGACTTTTGTAAGGTCCAAAGATAATATTGTGGATCCACTTGTAATAGACTTAATTAGACACTTGGTTGAAAGTTGATCAAGGAGTATGAGATTAAAgcctttgattttaaaaagttaaccaGAGAGGTAATCCAACCTAGTTAACTGATCCCAAGATTTAGGTTCAACGGAAAAACTGATATCCGAATAACTTAATGAGCATTATTgcattgacttttttttttcttcttacctATTCTACAGATGATGAGATAGTACAAGTGTGGTTTTAAGGTAAGCAATGTACTTTTAGTGATTACTataagttgttgaataattatttatgaaaagaaTATATACAATATTCTTTATAGAAATCACCTATGTGAGTATGAAAGAGCCGCTTCTATGAGAATTTTAAGGTGAAATCTTTAAAACACTCATGAGACCAGGTAGTATTCAATGCAAAAATGAACACAATTATGAGAATAAACTTTGTTAGAATGAGAAACTATGTGACTTTAATTGTCTTAATTTACTCTAGAAGTACTGATAGTTCAAGGCATTAAGTCCACTGATTAGCTAAGTTAGCTTGATTGATGTTCACTAGGGAAAGTTCAAAGTGTTTACTACTTATCTCAATACAAGGATTCTTCATTAGGAAATAGcgaacattttctttttttttttcttttatcttgaaTTTTCAACTTACCATTTATAGGAGGGATTATTGGGATAAATGGTAGTGACCTTTGGTGTAGAGTTGCATTGTTTCATAAATGAATATGTCCTTTTGAAAATAaccaacttgaagaagagacacGACTATTCGAATTAGGGTTAGCAAAATTTCTTGCAAGGTCGGGTCCCTGCGGGGACCCGCCCCGATCGGGGCTAGAAATCCCCGTTTGACTGGGATGGGTCAAACTGGGAAAATTTTTTGGGGCCCCGTCTGGGGACAATATTCCCGCCACCCCGACCCCGATCTCGATTAAATTCCGCCCCCGATtgagatacattatattttataataatatttaataatatattgttGGTTTTATATGTTAAATCGTGGTTTTGTAACACTAGACTTATTctgaaaatatcaataaagttgttgttgaatatattctCTTTAATGAAAATCCAAGAAAACCTAATGTCCCTGACtatatatgagtacttgaacttatgtgagacatacaagtagatcaggttcggtaaattagttaaaatgatctatagtaaatAATGAATAAAGGTTGGGtacttattctggtaacactatggatgtggcctactctgtagttgttacaaagtgttgtaaagtgctacatacaagTTGATCCTAATTTCGTGCATGTtaagacatgagagtggggttgtttctgtgcaaatgagtttatGCAAGATGCGAACCAATGAaaacctgtcactcttactGTTATAACGTTTGTTTTACTGTttagactgactatttcaaagcaatgacctaggtaactcaaccttaatcctgagctaactatgaactcctgtttatttgggattatcctttgatctgcaaaacGATGAGAGTAGATCCAATTgcctctactcaataagcttatcattttggggataaaaccagATAAATAGCTGAGACATAgcggtgcaagagggaatttactcctaccatgaggttagtagagaggttgttctcttcaAGTCTTGAttctggtcttgaacaagaggcctccaccttctcattcgcctgagagggattcgaatttgttgattggatcaaacAAATCATTTGTTCATAGGGAATCAGTGGAACTAatggaacaagaggtaatttcggtgGTAAACAATGATTCGACcgcaaccgttattacgaacaacctgtgaagggttaacttactatcatgttaattatcaaatagaaCATAATATATTACAatgagaagagttcagctataaaactttagtggaatcaccattagttaactaatggggattagatcggtctaatgagttttagccgattaatctcgaatcgtttggagcccatgatttgtaggtccgcgaggtccgcctactagctcgtaaatggataagctctagAATTAGCGGGactaagttaatttgaagtgtcaaattagaagttaaatgaaatttgagaaattaatattaaatatgattacaCTATTGAGAtggaattatttaaaataatttaaatttatattaaattaattagaatatttaaataattatttaattaatttaaattaaagaaaattaatttatgaaataatatatatttcagttttattaaataaaattgatttttgaaatcaatttgataaaatagaaaagaaaagaaaaatacaaagttGAAAAATGATTTCCATTTACTTCATGAACTAACTCACCAACAACCCACTTTgactcttcattaactccaagcatgaggtgcatctcatgcagcaagCTTCTTTGCATGATATACTACAATATAGAGAAGATTTGGAGTGTTTTGGAGGAGGATAACCGaacaaaaattttgagaaatactTGAGAGAAGAAAGGGTGTTCTTCTACATGGTTGCTACTGTGAGTTTCTCTAAATCCCTTAAtgccagcttattttgagtcccactactcatCTTGAGCCTCAAGAGGATATTAGGGAAGATTTTGGGTGGTCTACAACAGAACCTATGGAGATTTTCAATTGAATCGAAacttagaggaagttcttcaaaggtacgtcatgaaacccattttttctgttgaagcatgttttcttttttaccaaaattaatgaattagagtgcttatggatcctggtttcTTCTGCTGCATATTGGTACCTTccaacatatataatataatttatttatatatatgtttataatgtatagtgtTGGATTAGAGCCCAATATTAAAGATTTCAAGAAAATCATGGACTCCCATCACTGTAAAAGAAGCCcattttgggttttatgttctaaaactcgtagtttgtaaacaataaaacttattctgaaagtttaataagttgttattaaatatcgttttagaaataaatctaataaactaaaaaaatccatgactattacatgagtacttgaactttatgtagagatataaaaagtagatcaggttcgagtaaatagtcaaaatgatctatagtatatgaataagattgggtatcttattttggtaatacaattggatgtggcccactctgtagttattacaaagagttgtaaagtaccacaaatgaagtgatcctaattctttcatgttatgacatgaggagtgggagcgtcctgtgcaatgaatTTTGTACatgatcggaccacgaaattagtcactcttactttataatgttgtttactgtttaagactgactatttcaaagcgatgacataggtaacttgaccttaatcctgagctaaaaTGAACTATTgtttatccttagatttgcataggtgaaggttggctcaacagcaccgactcaataaacctccatttcatgGATAAGAAtaggtagatagctagggacataaggtgcaagatgaaatttactcttACCTGCTTTAAGGGATAGTAGAGTGATTTTACCCTTAAGTTCTGACtcgatcttgaacaaggggctccaccctctcattgacccaagagggactcgttttgttgattggatcacaaagaAATTGTTtgttagagaatcagtggacttaaggaacaagaggtaatcttatgagtaaaacagacatttgacccaaccgttattatgaacaacctgtgaagggttaacttactaatcatggttaaatcaggtggacataatatatctacagtgaggggagtgcaactatgtgctttagtgaagtgactcattagttaacgaattttggattaattcggtgtaaagagtttagccaatgaATCTCATATcttggagcccataatctgtaggtccacgaggtcccctactagctcgtaaatggattagctttagagtagcatgataagttaatttgaaacgttcagattagaattaagggaattagtaattatatatgatataattacgtgtttaattttggaattaaacggaattggataATTCATTAATAGGGATTCAtgaggtggaatttgtgtaaaattaatttaatatttgatattaaattaattagaatgaattaaattgtttaattaattatttgttattaattttattagaaaattaattttgtaaaattaatagagtttttccaattttgaaatcaaaattgaaggaaatcaatttgaaactggaaaaagctttaaaaaaaacaaaatggaaaaattggatttctccacttacCAACCAAGTAGCTCACTTAAAGTCCACCTTCTTCTTGAGTcaatctccaagcatgagttgttcTTCATGCAGCTATCTACTATACATGACTatcttgcaataaatagaggAGATTGGGCTGAGAATCGGGCATGCAAATTGTATGAACTTGCTGAAGTTTTTGTTGAAAACTTATGAGGTTGAAGAAGGCATTCTTCAAGTTTCAGCAGTGAGATTCTTCTACAAATTcctttcattcaagcttattttgagtcccataactcaatctaaggctccaagagaatagtagggaagaccttgaggtgattcaaaagaagatttggagaagatttgcagttgaattcgagtttcaagaggttctacaaaggtatgacttgaaaccctcttattattgtatgagcatgctttatttatagtcaaaattaataaattagaatgcTTTTGATCTTTATTGCTTTCGTTGCATGTTGTCCTACGTCTTTAGTTTCAAATCGTCCCaactagaaaataaataatatttatactgtggttgtcttcttcttctttctgaaaaattatttaataactattgatttttgAGTAAAAATTAGAACTATAGTTGTCCCACATTACAAATCTATAAACATTTTAAGCTTAGGTGTGCTAACTTTAGTTAAATTCCATTTTGCTTTGAGAGTGTTCTTATAATTCGAGTCAGGAGAGAGAATTATTCTATATGATTGCAATAACTTTTTATGTAGTGGAATTTTTCTTGttcgtggttttttttttcgatttagAGTTTTTCCACGTTAATTCTTGTGTTTctagttttattgttttcttctaatttcttcTTATTCATGCAGTAAAAATGGTAGGTTTTTTTTACCATACCCAATATTAGatgtatatgaaaaaaattctAGTAAGACAATACTTATCAgttcttaaaataaaatactatAGCATTTAATAACGTATCAAATTTAAATGGAAGAGAATAAAAGGATTTGCatgaataaatatattaaaaatatacttttatgATTACTTTCTCTGAAAATCTTTTGTTGGGTACATAGTTTAGGTCTTCTTCTCCGAAAATCTTCAAAATATTGAGATCTAATCTGAGGCAATAAAACCACACGCTATTAATTTTCTAACATTTTGATCATAATTCGTATAACATATGGAACATATACAATTCATAAATTGTCACCGTCTCCAATATCTTGTAGATCGCGATCATATAATTCCTTGACCTTCAATACAGTTCAATGATTTACAAGCAGGGCAAACCCTAAAAAtactagtttattattattattattattcaaaatcacAGTTAGGTCACTCCTTAGAAAAGTCGATAGAAtttgttaattaaaataaaataatattgctTTAATTATGATCATATTGGATGGACTAGTTCAAAGCTACACCAACTAACTATTAAAGCCTTGAGTCTTTTGATAAAAAGTAATTCCCTCATCAGATTATTGAAGTGTAcagatgtatatatatataagatacaAAAGGAATAAAACTAACTCTAGTTAGAATAGTTAGAGTTAAAACTAACTCTAATCAAAGTAGTTAGAGTACAAATTAACAAGTCAAAGTAGTTAGAGTACAACAAATTAACAATCTCTAATACTCCCCTCAAGATGGAGTGAGGAAGTTAATGACACCCATCTTGGATAGTAGATGAAGAAAAACAGAAGGAGAAAGAGATTTTGTAGAGAGGTCTACTAGCTGGGAAGATTACCGAATTGGCATGAGCTTCACGGTTCCTTTGGCAACATGATCATGAACAAAATGACAAGCTAGTTCAATGAGTT
The nucleotide sequence above comes from Benincasa hispida cultivar B227 chromosome 3, ASM972705v1, whole genome shotgun sequence. Encoded proteins:
- the LOC120073443 gene encoding uncharacterized protein LOC120073443 encodes the protein MKDLGETQYVLKIQSIRDRKSKGLALSQASYIDQMLISSVVKASTIKVVLSIVVSKGWALRQLDFNNAFLNGKLTEDVYMHQPPGYVNSDFPNHVCKLNKSSKKQTAVARSSIKSDYQALAHTASEIVGLQQLLSEIQYY